The Streptomyces tendae DNA segment AGATGTTGCCCAGCAGCTTGAGCCAGATGTCGTTGCGCAGGTCCGTCTCGACCGGGCACTTCAGGCCGCCGGCCCGCATCGCCTCGCTCAACTCGCGGCAGCGCGCGGAGACGCCGCGGTCGGGCTCGCCGATCGAGAAGCGGGTGCCTTCGACATGGCGGACGACACCGGGCCGTTCGAGTTCGGTGGCGGCGTACACCACGCAGCCGACGGCCCGTTCGGGCGCCAGCACCGCACTGACCGCCCCGCCGGGGTCCACGCTCTCCAGGCGGCGGCCGTCGTACGGGCCGCCGTGCCGGTGGAAGTACCACCAGGGGATGCCGTTCTGGGCCGCCACCACGGCGGTCGTGCCGTGCAGCAGCGGCTCGACCAGCGGCCCGCACGCCGCGTACGAGTTGGCCTTCAGACCCAGGAACACGTAGTCGACCGGGCCGACCTCGGCCGGGTCGTCGGTGGCACGGGGACGCGCGGTGAAGTCACCGCGCGGGCTGAGCACCCGGACCCCGTCCTGCCGCATGGCCGCCAGATGCGGTCCGCGGGCGATGAGATGCACGTCGGCGCCCGCACGGTGGAGCGCGGCACCGACGTAGGCGCCGATCGCCCCGGCGCCGAGGACTGCGACTTTCATGGCGAAGGGAGCTCCGTTCGGTCGAGGGATACCGAAGAACCGGGAGAATCGCCGAATCTCTGTCGACGAAATATTGTCTACAGTATGGAAGCAAGGCCGACAAGGCTTTGTGCAGTACCGGTGGTTGTCTGCTCAACCGTCTTCTCAAGGGGCGGGTCACTCCCTACGGTTGGGGACTCATGAGTCCCCCCGTCGCACCGCCGGGCTGGAGCCGCTGGCTCGTACCGCCCGCCGCACTCGCCGTACACCTCTCCATCGGCCAGGCCTACGCCTGGAGCGTGTTCAAGCCGCCGCTGGAGTCCGCGCTCGACCTCAGCGGCACCCAGAGCGCCCTGCCCTTCCAGCTCGGCATCGTGATGCTCGGGCTGTCCGCCGCCTTCGGGGGCACCCTCGTCGAACGCCGGGGCCCGCGCTGGGCGATGACCGTCGCCCTGATCTGCTTCTCCTCCGGCTTCCTGCTCTCCGCGCTCGGCGCGGCCACCGAGCAGTACTGGCTGATCGTCTTCGGCTACGGCTTCGTCGGCGGCATCGGCCTGGGCATCGGCTACATCTCGCCCGTCTCGACGCTCATCAAGTGGTTCCCGGACCGGCCCGGCATGGCCACCGGCATCGCCATCATGGGCTTCGGCGGCGGCGCGCTGATCGCCTCCCCCTGGTCGGCGCAGATGCTCGAATCCTTCGGTACCGACAACGTTGGCATCGCGTACGCCTTCCTCGTGCACGGGCTGACGTACGCCGTCTTCATGTCGCTCGGCGTGCTGCTGGTGCGGGTGCCGCCCACCGCCCGGCCGACGGCCGACGCGCCCGCCGTCACCACCGGACCGCAGGTCTCCGCCCGGTCCGCCGTGCGCACCCCGCAGTTCTGGCTGCTGTGGCTCGTGCTCTGCATGAACGTGACCGCCGGCATCGGCATCCTGGAGAAGGCCGCGCCGATGATCACCGACTTCTTCGCGGACACCTCCGCGCCGGTGTCGGCCACGGCCGCCGCCGGGTTCGTCGCCCTGCTGTCCGCCGCCAACATGGCGGGCCGCATCGGCTGGTCCACCACCTCCGACCTCATCGGCCGGAAGAACATCTACCGCGTCTACCTCGGCGTCGGCGCGCTGATGTACGCCCTCATCTGGTCGCTGGGCGACTCCTCCAAGCCGCTGTTCGTGCTGGCCGCGCTCGTCATCCTGTCCTTCTACGGAGGTGGCTTCGCGACGGTCCCCGCCTACCTCAAGGACCTGTTCGGCACCTACCAGGTGGGCGCCATCCACGGCCGGCTGCTCACCGCCTGGTCCACGGCCGGCGTCCTTGGACCGCTCATCGTCAACTGGGTCGCCGACCGGCAGGAGGAGGCCGGCAAGCACGGTCCGTCCCTCTACGGGGTGTCCCTGGTCGTCATGATCGGGCTGCTGGTCGTCGGCTTCGTCGCCAACGAACTGGTCCGCCCCGTCCACCCCCGCCACCACGAACCCGCCGCCGGCACCCCGGCCGGGACCCGGAAGGAGGCCGCCGATGACCGGCGACAGCAGTCAGAGTCCGCCTGAGCCCGACCGCCGCGCGCTGATCGCCTTCTCCTGGTTCTGGGTGGGCCTCCCGCTCGCCTACGGCCTGTACGAGCTGGTGCGCAAGGCGACACAGCTGTTCACCGGGTGACCGGCCGGTAGCCGAGGGGACGGGCGCGGGGACGCCTGCCGGAGCCTTCCGGCGGCTGACGGAAGCCGACAAGCCTCGCGCCCGTTTCCTGTCGCTTCACCTGCGGTCGTACCCGTGAGTCACTGATCAGACTGGTGCATCCCGCAACCGGATCACCAAGGGGATCACCATGAGCGGCTCGCGCATCACCGCCGTCGGCCACTACCAGCCCGCCCGGGTCCTGACCAACGAGGACCTGGCGGGCATGGTCGACACCAGCGACGCGTGGATCACGAGCCGGGTGGGCATCCGTACCCGTCACATCGCCGGGCCCGACGAGCCCGTCGACGAACTGGCCGCGCACGCCGCCGCCAAGGCGCTCGCCGCGGCCGGCCGCACGCCCGCCGAGATCGACCTGGTCCTGGTCGCCACCTCCACCGCGATCGACCGCTCGCCCAACATGGCCGCCCGGGTCGCCGCCCGCCTCGGCATGCCCCACCCCGCCGTGATGGACGTCAACGTGGTGTGCGCCGGCTTCACCCACGCCCTCGCCACCGCCGACCACGCCGTGCGGGCCGGCGGGGCGCGGCGGGTGCTGGTGATCGGCGCGGACAAGATGTCCGAGGTGACCGACTGGACCGACCGCACCACCTGCGTCCTGGTCGGCGACGGGGCGGGCGCGGCCGTCGTGGAGGCGACCGAGGCGGGCGCGGAGGGTGCCGGGGCCGGCATCGGGCCGGTGCTGTGGGGTTCGGCGCCCGACATGGGGAACGCGGTGCGGATCGAGGGGACTCCGCCGCGGTTCGCGCAGGAGGGACAGAGCGTCTACCGCTGGGCGACCACCCGGCTGCCGGAGTTCGCCCGGCAGGCGTGCGAGAAGGCGGGGCTGACGCCCGAGGACCTCGCCGCGGTGGTGCTGCACCAGGCCAACCTGCGGATCGTCGAACCCCTCGCGCGCAGGATCGGCGCCGTCAACGCGGTGGTCGCGCGGGACGTCGTCGACTCCGGCAACACGTCGGCCGCGAGCATTCCGCTCGCCTTCTCCAAACTCGTCGAGCAGGGGGCCGTGTCGACCGGGGACCCGGTGCTGCTGTTCGGGTTCGGCGGGAACCTGTCGTACGCGGGGCAGGTCGTGCGGTGCCCTTGAGGGGGCGCCTTGTCGGAGTGGTGCCGTCGAGCGGGCGCCTTGTCGGAGTGGTGCCGTCGAGCGGGCGGGGCCTCGGGGTGTGCTCCTGGACGGGGCCGTCCTCGGGGTGTGCGCTTGCACGGGCTGTCCTCAGCGATGTGCCTTGGGCGGGCCGTCATTACCGGTGCCCTTGAGCGGGCCCGGGTCGGTGTGACGAGAGCAACCCGGCCGGAGGCCGGTGCCGCGCCGTAGACTGTAGACGAAAGACAATCACCACCCAGGACGTCTGCGGTGTCACCGGCCCGTTCGCCGGGTGCACGGGCGCCGCCGAGGAGGGGACCGATGTTGTCGACAGGACTGCCCCAGGGGGCGGTGCCCCGGCTCGAACGGCCGGGTCCGCTGCGCGACCGCGTCTACGAGGCACTGCTCGAACTCATCACCACCCGCGCCCTCCGGCCGGGCCAGCACCTCGTCGAGAGCGAACTCGCGGGCCACCTCGGCGTGTCCCGCCAGCCGGTGCGCGAGGCGTTGCAGCGCCTCAACACCGAGGGCTGGGTCGACCTGCGTCCCGCCCAGGGCGCGTTCGTGCACGAGCCGACGGAGGAGGAGGCCGACCAACTCCTCACCGTCCGCACCCTGTTGGAGGCGGAGGCGGCCCGGCTGGCCGCGAGCAACGCGGACAGCGAAGGGGTGCGGGCCCTGGAGGGGATCCTCGCCGAGGGCTCGGGGCCGTCGAGGCCGACGACGTGGACGCCGCCGTGGCGCTCAACGCCCGTTTCCACGCCAAGGTGATGGAGCTGGCCGGCAACGCCGTGCTCGCCGAACTGGCCGCCCAGGTCGACCGGCGGGTGCGCTGGTACTACACGCCGGTCGCCCGGCAGCGCGGCGCCCAGTCCTGGGTGGAGCACCGGGAGTTGATCGCGGCGATCGCCGCGCGCGACGAGCAGTCGGCGACCCGCCTGATGCGGGAGCACACCGAGCACACCCGCCGGTCGTACCACGCCCGGACGGACGGCTGAGGAGCCACGAAGCCTACGGGTTTCCGGCCAGACCGCGGGCGGTCCGGGCGAGTCGAGCCCGCCCCGCCCGTCGGCGCGCGGCACCGCACGATGCCTGGTCCCGACGCGTCCGAACCCGTACCGACCGGGTCCTCCCGGGGCCCCGCGCCCCCCTCTTTGTCCTGAGAGTGGAAAAAGTAGGGGGCAATTCCTGCGCGACTTCTTCCCACCTCCGGCAGGCGCTGCTACTTTCCCATCCGAAAGCACGCCACACACGTGGCCGGAATCCGGCGCGCACAGCCGACGAGGCGGGGAGGGGCTCGTGAGACGCATGACAGCGCGACCCGCGAACGCCCATCAGGCACGACTGCTCAGGCTGCTGCGCGACGGCGGACCCAACTCCCGTGCCCAGCTGGGCGACCAGGTCGACCTGTCCCGGTCGAAGCTGGCCGTGGAGGTGGACCGGCTGCTGGAGACGGAACTCGTCGTGGCCGACGGACTCGCCGCCTCGCGCGGCGGCCGCCGCTCCCACAACATCCGCCTCAACCCGCACCTGCGCTTCCTCGGCGTCGACATCGGCGCGACCTCGGTCGACGTCGCCGTCACCAACGCCGAACTGGAGATCCTCGGACACATCAACCAGCCGATGGACGTGCGCGAGGGACCGGTCGCGGTCTTCGAGCAGGTGCTGGCCATGGCCGCCAAGCTGAGGGCCACCGGGCTCGCGGAAGGGTTCGACGGCGCCGGCATCGGCGTCCCCGGACCGGTCCGCTTCCCCGAGGGCATCCCGGTGGCGCCGCCGATCATGCCCGGCTGGGACGGCTTCCCCGTGCGGGAGGCGCTCAGCCAGGAGCTCGGCTGCCCGGTCATGGTCGACAACGACGTGAACCTCATGGCGCTCGGGGAGCAGCACGCGGGCGTCGCCCGCACCGTCGCCGACTTCCTCTGCGTCAAGATCGGCACAGGCATCGGCTGCGGCATCGTCGTCGGCGGTGACGTCTACCGCGGCACGACGGGCAGCGCGGGCGACATCGGGCACATCCAGGCCGTGCCCGACGGCCGTCCGTGCGCCTGCGGCAACCGGGGCTGCCTGGAGGCGCACTTCTCCGGCGCGGCACTGGCCCGGGACGCGACGGAGGCCGCCGAACAGCGGCTCTCCGCCGAACTCGCCACCCGGCTGGAGGCGAACGGCACGCTCAGCGCCGTCGACGTCGCCGCCGCGGCCGCCGCCGGTGACGCCACCGCCCTCGACCTGATCCGTGAGGCGGCAACCGCACCGGTCAGGTCATCGCCGGCCTGGTCAGCTTCTTCAACCCCGGCCTGGTGGTGATCGGCGGCGGGGTGACCGGCCTCGGCCACACCCTGCTCGCCGCGATCCGCACCCAGGTCTACCGCGGCTCGCTGCCCCTGGCGACGGGCAACCTGCCCATCGTCCTGGGGGAGTTGGGCCCCACCGCCGGTGTCATCGGCGCGGCCCGTCTCATCAGCGACCACCTGTTCTCACCCGCGTAGGCCCACGCCGGGGCGGCACCCGCCGCGACCGGCCCTCAGCACCACCCGGCGCGGACCAACCCGCCCGGCACCAGCACCACCCGGGACGGGTCCGCCCGCCCGGCACCAGCACCGACCGGGGCGAGTGCACCGCCCGGCACCACTCGGCGCGGGCCCGCCCGCACCGACCCGGACTGCACCACCGCCGGCACGGGCGCCGTCCCGTACCGGCACGCAGGCACCACCCGCCGGCGCGGCACCACACCCTCGCCGGCGCGCAAGGCACCACCTCGCCGGTGCGACAGCCAGCCGCACCGGCACGGACCGCACGACCCGCCGGGGCGGAAGCCGCCCGTTCCGGCACGCGAGGCACGACCCGCCGGGGCGAGCGCTGTCCGGTACCGGCGGTGCACGGCACCAACCGTGCCGGTGCGGAAGCCACTCGCACCCGCACGGACCGCACGACCCGCCGGGCGGAAGCCGCCCGTTCCGGCGGTGGAACGCACCACCCGTCGACGCGGGGCGCCGCCCCGTACCCGTACGAGCCGCACCACCCGCCGGCGCGGGAGCCACCCCGCCCCGGTGCGAGCCGCATCACCCGTCCCGAAACCACACCACGCCGCCGCTCAGCTCCGCCCTGCCAGAAAACGCTTGCCCCGCGCGGGGCCGGTAGACAGCCGGCCCCCGTCAGGGGCCAGGCACCGCCTGCCCCGCGAGGGGCCACCGGCCCCGTACCGCCCGCCGAGGGGAATCCGCATGGCACCAGAACCACCGCTGCTCACCATGTCCGGCATCACCAAGTCCTTCCCGGGAGTCCGGGCCCTGGACGGCGTCGACCTCGACGTCCAGGCCGGCGAGGTGCACTGCCTGCTCGGCCAGAACGGCGCCGGCAAGTCCACCCTCATCAAGGTGCTGGCCGGCGCCCACCAGCCCGACACGGGCACGATCCGCTGGCGCGGCGACGACGTCACCCTGCGCTCGCCGATCGCCGCCATGCGCCTCGGCATCGCCACCATCTACCAGGAACTCGACCTGGTGGAGCACCTGTCGGTCGCGGAGAACGTCCACCTCGGCCACGAACCCACCGCCGCCGGCTTCGTCGTCCGCGGACGCGCCGCCAAGGCGTCCACCGCCGACCTGCTGAAGCGGCTCGGGCACCCCGAGATCGACCCGGGCCGGCTGGTCGGCGACCTCTCCGCGGCGCACCAGCAGATCGTGTCGATGGCCCGCGCCCTCTCGCACGACGTACGGCTGATCGTGATGGACGAGCCGTCCGCCGCGCTCGACCCGGACGAGGTCGACAACCTCTTCCGCATCGTCGGCGACCTGACCGCCGAGGGCGTCGCCGTCGTCTACATCTCCCACCGGCTGGAGGAGATCCGCCGCATCGGCGACCGCGTGACCGTGCTGAAGGACGGCCGGGCGGTGGCCCGCGGGCTGCCCGCCAGGTCGACGCCCACCAGCGAGGTGGTCTCGCTGATGACGGGACGCAACGTCGAGTACGTCTTCCCGCCCCGCCCCGCCGCCGCACCGACCGCGGGCGAACCGGTGCTGACCGTCGAAAACCTGTCCCGGCAGGGCGAGTTCGCGCCACTCGACCTCCAGATCCGCCCCGGCGAGATCGTCGGTCTCGCCGGACTCGTCGGGTCCGGGCGGTCCGAGATCCTGGAGACCGTCTACGGCGCCCGCAAGCCGGACACCGGCCGGGTCCTCGTCGACGGCAAACCCCTCCGCCCGGGCAGCGTCCGCGCGGCCGTCCGCGCCGGACTCGGCCTCGCGCCCGAGGAACGCAAGGCGCAGGCCCTGCTGATGCTGGAGTCGGTCACCCGCAACGTGTCCGTCTCCTCGATGTCCCGCTTCGCACGGGCCGGCTGGATCGACCGCGGCGCCGAACTGGGGGCGGCGCGCGCGGCGGTCCGCGAACTCTCCCTGCGGCCCGACAACCCCGACGTGCCCGTGCGCACCCTGTCCGGCGGCAATCAGCAGAAGGCCGTGCTCGCCCGCTGGCTGCTGCGCGGCTGCCGGGTGCTGCTGCTCGACGAACCCACCCGGGGCGTCGACGTCGGCGCCCGCGCCGAACTGTACGCCGTCGTGAGGCGGCTGGCCGACGAGGGCCTCGCCGTGCTGCTGGTCTCCAGCGAGGTGCCCGAGGTCCTCGGCCTCGCCGACCGCGTCCTGGTGCTGCGCGAGGGCACCGTCGTCCACACGGCGCCCGCCCGCGAACTCGACGAACACCGTGTACTCGACCTGGTCATGGAAGGAAGCCCGGCGTCATGACGCAGCCCGTCTCCCCGCCGCGGGACAGCACCGACAAGGTGCCGTCGGCCGCCGAGAAGCCCGCCTGGCGGGCCGTGTTTTTCCGCGCCGACGTGCGCACCCTGTCCCTGCTCGGCGTACTCGCCGTGCTGATCCTGATCGGCGGCCTCACCAAGCCGGACCAGTTCCTGGACACCCGCAACCTCCAGCTGGTCCTCACCCAGGCGTCCGTCATCGGTGTCGTCACCGTCGGCATGACCTTCGTGATCATCTCCGGCGGCATCGACCTGTCGGTCGGCGCGATCGTCGCCCTCGCCTCGGTGTGGGCCACCACCGTCGCCACCCAGGAGTACGGCTTCGCCGGCATCCTCTTCACCGCCGTCCTGGTCGGACTCGGCTGCGGCCTGGTCAACGGGGTGCTCATCGCGTACGGCGGGATGGTGCCGTTCATCGCCACCCTCGCCATGCTCGCCTCCGCCCGCGGCCTCGCCCTGCAGATCACCGACGGGCGGACGCAGATCGTCACCGTCGACAGCGTCCTCGATCTCGGCGAGCGCGACGCCTACGTGCTGGGCGTCCCCCCGCTGGTGCTGGTGTTCGCCGCGGTCACCGTCATCGGCTGGCTGGTCCTGAACCGCACCACGTTCGGCCGCCGCTCCGTCGCCGTCGGCGGCAACGCGGAGGCCGCCCGGCTGGCCGGCATCGACGTCCGCCGCCAGCGGCTCTACCTGTACCTGCTGTCCGGGCTGTGCTGCGGCATCGCCGCGTTCCTGCTGATCGTGCTGGCCGGCTCCGGCCAGAACACCAACGGCAACCTCTACGAACTCGACGCCATCGCCGCCGCGATCATCGGCGGCACCCTGCTCACCGGGGGCCGCGGCACCATCGTCGGCTCCGTCCTCGGCGTCCTGATCTTCACCACCATCACCAACATCTTCGCCCTGAACAACCTGCAGACCGACGTCCAGCAGATCGCCAAGGGCGCGATCATCGTCGCCGCCGTGCTGGTCCAGCGGCGTACCGCGAGCACGACCTGAGGGAAGGGTTCACCGCCATGCCAGAGCCGACGTTCACCAGCCGCAGAGGGCTTCTCTTCGGAGCCGCCGCCGTCTCCGCCGGCGCCCTCGTCACCGGCTGCACCAGCAACGAGCCCAGCGGCGGCGACGAGCCCGCCGCCGACAACCAGCCGGCCGCCGACGACAAGCCCGGCAAGCAGGTCACCATCGGCTTCGCCGGACCGCAGGCCGACCACGGCTGGCTCAACGCAATCAACGACAACGCCAAGAAGCGCGCCGAGAAATACTCCGACGTCACGCTGGAGAGCACCGAGGGCTCCAACGACACGGCCCAGCAGATCGGCCAGATCGAGACCCTCATCAACAAGAAGGTCGACGTCCTGGTCATCCTGCCGGCCGACGGCAAGGCGCTCACCCAGGTCGGCCTGAAGGCCATGCGCGCCGGCATCCCGGTCGTCAACCTCGACCGCATCTTCAACACTCCGCAGGCGTACCGCTGCTGGGTCGGCGGTGACAACTACGGCATGGGCCTGAACGCCGGGCACTACATCGGCGAGAAGCTCAAGGACAAGTCCGACGCCAAGGTCATCGAGCTGGCCGGCCTGGACAACCTGGAGCTGACCAAGCAGCGCACCCAGGGCTTCGACGACGCGCTGAAGAACTACCCGAACATCCGCAAGGTGGCCCGCCAGGCCGCCGAGTTCACCGTCGAGTCCGGCCAGGCCAAGATGGCGCAACTGCTCCAGGCCCAGTCGCAGTTCGACGCGCTGTGGAACCACGACGACGACCAGGGCGTGGGCGCCCTGCGCGCCATCGAACAGGCCGGCCGGGACGACTTCCTGATGGTGGGCGGCGCCGGGGCGCTCTCCGCGTTCGAGGCCATCAAGGCCGACAACGGAGTCCTCAAGGCCACCGTCCTGTACCCGCCGACCATGGCCGCCTCCGCCATCGACCTCGCTCGCGCCCTCGGCCAGGGCAAGGGCATCGGCGGCCTGGCCGAGTTCGAGATCCCCTCGTCGGTGACCTGCTACTCGGCCGTCGTCGACAAGGAGAACGTCGACCAGTACATGCCCACCGGCTTCCGGTGAGGAGCCCCGCTCCACGGGCCTGACCAGCCCACCGGGCGGGGACCGCCCCGCCCGTCACGACGACGAGGAGGACTTCCGAATGGCACAGCCGCAAGCGTCCGAAGGGGCGGAAACGGGGAAGCCACCGCTGCGCATCGGCATGGTCGGTTACGCCTTCATGGGCGCCGCCCACTCCCAGGGCTGGCGCACCGTGGGACGCGTCTTCGACCTGCCGCTCCGCCCCGACATGGCCGTGATCTGCGGCCGGGACGCCGACGCCGTGCGGGCGGCGGCCGACCGGCACGGCTGGGCGGAGGCCGGGACCGACTGGCGCGCGCTGGTGGAGCGCGACGACATCGACCTCGTCGACATCTGCACCCCCGGCGACAGCCACGCCGAGATCGCGCTGGCCGCGCTGGCCGCGGGCAAGCACGTGCTGTGCGAGAAGCCCCTCGCCAACACCGTCACCGAGGCGGAGGCGATGGCCCGCGCCGCACAGGACGCGCAGGCCCGCGGCCAGGTCGCCATGGTCGGCTTCAACTACCGCCGGGTGCCCGCCACCGCACTGGCCCGGCGGATGGTGGAGGAGGGCCGCATCGGCACCCTGCGGCACGTGCGGGTGGTCTACCTCCAGGACTGGCTGGTGGACCCGCAGTTCCCGCTCACCTGGCGGCTGCGCCGGGAACAGGCGGGATCCGGCTCGCTCGGCGACCTCGGCGCGCACATCGTCGACCTCGCCCAGTACCTGGCCGGCGAGCAGCTCGCGGGCGTCTCCGCGCTCACCGAGACGTTCGTCAAGGAGCGGCCGCTGCCCACCGCGCCCAGCAGTGGCCTGGCCGCCGTCTCCTCGGCGGGCACCGGGCCGGTCACCGTGGACGACGCCGCCCTGTTCACCGGCCGGTTCACCTCCGGCGCCCTGGCGTCCTTCGAGGCCACCCGGTACGCCACCGGACGCAAGAACGCCCTGCGGATCGAACTCAACGGCGAGCGCGGCTCGCTCGCCTTCGACCTGGAGCGGCTCAACGAGCTGGAGTACCACGACGGCACCGGGTCCGCGACGCACGGCGGCTTCCGCCGGATCCTCGTCACCGAGCCCGACCACCCCTACCTCGACGCCTGGTGGCCGCCGGGCCACGGCCTCGGCTACGAGCACACCTTCGCGCACCAGGCCCGCGACCTGGTCCACGCCGTCGCCGAGGGCCGCAGCCCCGAGCCGTCCTTCGCCGACGGACTCCAGGTGCAGCGGGTCCTCGCGGCGGTGGAGGAGAGCGCCGAGAAGAACGCCGTCTACACCCCGATCGCCGCCTGAGGAGGACGGATACGGATGCCGCGCAACTTCACCCTGTTCACCGGCCAGTGGGCCGACCTGCCACTCGAGGAGGTCTGCCGGCTCGCCCGTGACTTCGGCTACGACGGCCTCGAACTCGCCTGCTGGGGCGACCATTTCGAGGTGGACAAGGCCCTCACCGATCCGTCCTACGTGGCGGGGCGCCACCAGCTCCTCGACAAGTACGGGCTGAAGTGCTGGGCGATCTCCAACCACCTGGTGGGCCAGGCGGTCTGCGACGCCATCATCGACGAACGCCACCAGGGCATCCTGCCGCCCCGCATCTGGGGCGACGGCGAACCCGAGGGCGTACGACAGCGGGCGGCCGCCGAGATCAAGGACACCGCGCGCGCCGCGGCCCTCCTCGGCGTCGACACCGTCATCGGATTCACCGGCTCCGCCATCTGGCACCTGGTCGCCATGTTCCCGCCCGCCCCCGAGTCGATGATCGAGCGCGGCTACGAGGACTTCGCCGAGCGGTGGAACCCGATCCTGGACGTCTTCGACGCCGAGGGCGTGCGCTTCGCCCACGAGGTGCACCCCAGCGAGATCGCCTACGACTACTGGACCACCGTGCGCGCCCTGGACGCGGTGGACCGGCGCCCGGCGTTCGGACTGAACTTCGACCCGTCCCACTTCGTGTGGCAGGACCTCGACGCGGTCGGCTTCCTGTGGGACTTCCGCGACCGGATCTACCACGTCGACTGCAAGGAGGCCCGCAAGCGTCTGGACGGCCGCAACGGGCGGCTCGGCTCCCACCTGCCGTGGGGCGACCCGCGGCGGGGCTGGGACTTCGTCTCCGCGGGCCACGGTGACGTGCCCTGGGAGGACGTGTTCCGCATGCTGCGCTCCATCGACTACCAGGGCCCCGTCTCCGTCGAGTGGGAGGACGCCGGCATGGACCGCCTCCAGGGCGCCCCGGAGGCGCTGAAGCGCCTCAAGGCGTTCGACTTCGATCCGCCCACCGCGTCCTTCGACGCGGCCTTCAACAACTGACCGACGCGGGCCCGGCGACAGGCCGGGGACGGGGGCCGGCGAAGCCGTCGGCCCCCGCTCCGGCCTGCCCGGAACCCGCTTTGTCCTCTCGTGGGAAAAAGTTGAACCAGTCGCGGTCCAAGGGGTGTTGCCCCAGGAAGAACGCGGTTACCGTCCCTGAAGTGTTCAGGACACCCACGCCTCCGGGGTGACGGCGCACCCCGGCGCCCGCACGATCAGCACCTGTTCCGTACGGCCCCATCCCGTTCCCGGAGGGACTTCGTGCACAGAAGAAGACTCAAATCCACCCGCACCACGACACGCCCCGCCTTCCGCACCACCCTCGCCCTCGTCACGGGCCTGCTGCTGGCCGTGGGCACCCCGGCCACCGTCGCCGGCGCCCACCCCGGCCACCCGGAGCACGACCAGCCGGCCGCGGCCGAGGGCCAGTTCCAGCAGGTTCCGCTCGCCAAGGGCGAGCCCGAGACGGGCGAGCCGATGTCGCTCGCCGTGCTGCCGGACCGCAGCGTGCTGCACACCTCCCGGGACGGCACCCTGCGCCTCACCGACGCGGGCGGCACCACCAAGGTCGCCGGCCGCCTCGACGTGTACAACCACGACGAGGAGGGTCTGCAGGGAGTCGGGGTCGACCCCGACTTCGAGACCAACCGGGCTATCTACCTCTACTACGCCCCGCCGCTCGACACCCCCGCCGGGGACGCCCCGGAGAACGGCACCGCCGCGGACTTCGCCAAGTTCGACGGCGTCAACCGCCTCTCCCGGTTCGTGCTGAACCCCAACGGGACCCTGGACCTCTCCAGCGAGAAGAAGGTCCTCGACGTCGCGGCCTCCCGCGGCACCTGCTGCCACGTCGGCGGCGACATCGACTTCGACGCCGAGGGCAACCTCTACCTGTCCACCGGCGACGACACCAACCCCTTCGCCTCCGACGGCTACACGCCGATCGACGAGCGGCCGGACCGCAACCCCGCGTTCGACGCGCGCCGCAGCTCCGGCAACACCAACGACCTGCGCGGCAAGATCCTGCGCATCAAGGTCGCCGAGGACGGCTCCTACACCATCCCGGAGGGCAACCTCTTCCCGCCGGGCACCGACAAGACCCGTCCCGAGATCTACGCGATGGGCTTCCGCAACCCGTTCCGCATCAGCGTGGACGAGAAGACCGGCATCGTCTACGTCGGTGACTACGGTCCCGACGCCGGCGCCGCCAGCCCCACCCGCGGCCCCGC contains these protein-coding regions:
- a CDS encoding substrate-binding domain-containing protein, which gives rise to MPEPTFTSRRGLLFGAAAVSAGALVTGCTSNEPSGGDEPAADNQPAADDKPGKQVTIGFAGPQADHGWLNAINDNAKKRAEKYSDVTLESTEGSNDTAQQIGQIETLINKKVDVLVILPADGKALTQVGLKAMRAGIPVVNLDRIFNTPQAYRCWVGGDNYGMGLNAGHYIGEKLKDKSDAKVIELAGLDNLELTKQRTQGFDDALKNYPNIRKVARQAAEFTVESGQAKMAQLLQAQSQFDALWNHDDDQGVGALRAIEQAGRDDFLMVGGAGALSAFEAIKADNGVLKATVLYPPTMAASAIDLARALGQGKGIGGLAEFEIPSSVTCYSAVVDKENVDQYMPTGFR
- a CDS encoding Gfo/Idh/MocA family protein, with the translated sequence MAQPQASEGAETGKPPLRIGMVGYAFMGAAHSQGWRTVGRVFDLPLRPDMAVICGRDADAVRAAADRHGWAEAGTDWRALVERDDIDLVDICTPGDSHAEIALAALAAGKHVLCEKPLANTVTEAEAMARAAQDAQARGQVAMVGFNYRRVPATALARRMVEEGRIGTLRHVRVVYLQDWLVDPQFPLTWRLRREQAGSGSLGDLGAHIVDLAQYLAGEQLAGVSALTETFVKERPLPTAPSSGLAAVSSAGTGPVTVDDAALFTGRFTSGALASFEATRYATGRKNALRIELNGERGSLAFDLERLNELEYHDGTGSATHGGFRRILVTEPDHPYLDAWWPPGHGLGYEHTFAHQARDLVHAVAEGRSPEPSFADGLQVQRVLAAVEESAEKNAVYTPIAA
- a CDS encoding sugar phosphate isomerase/epimerase family protein, yielding MPRNFTLFTGQWADLPLEEVCRLARDFGYDGLELACWGDHFEVDKALTDPSYVAGRHQLLDKYGLKCWAISNHLVGQAVCDAIIDERHQGILPPRIWGDGEPEGVRQRAAAEIKDTARAAALLGVDTVIGFTGSAIWHLVAMFPPAPESMIERGYEDFAERWNPILDVFDAEGVRFAHEVHPSEIAYDYWTTVRALDAVDRRPAFGLNFDPSHFVWQDLDAVGFLWDFRDRIYHVDCKEARKRLDGRNGRLGSHLPWGDPRRGWDFVSAGHGDVPWEDVFRMLRSIDYQGPVSVEWEDAGMDRLQGAPEALKRLKAFDFDPPTASFDAAFNN